From the genome of Rhodothermales bacterium, one region includes:
- a CDS encoding glycosyltransferase, whose protein sequence is MKPRNTYFVCLGQGKAPIAWDPFDQERQINLHTDYFGKAMIALEERLQGEGYQVYLTWDLDALPSYGERVVAVVLGDEWCRVPAYAQRVHRLFKCYGIGPDLGFALFSRPTYQRFLTWFQYLQAGMRYLPGRLRASLASPPDGMPLGERIHPIPLGYANQIELPVKPLAERQFDLSFAGSVVHKPYPIWSPKRWFQTPKSHARQTMLDGLKRLVGTRPEWAIDLKITESYKAIRSADPNEYSTRMMDTRICLAPRGTSIETFRYFEGMRYGCIVITERLPSRWFYDGAPALIVDDWSELEDVLDGLLGDPERMEALHRASLNWWRDVCSPQALGRYMADVLDGRSPRAVSPRKEISVTS, encoded by the coding sequence ATGAAGCCGCGCAACACGTATTTCGTCTGCCTCGGCCAGGGGAAGGCGCCTATCGCATGGGATCCGTTCGATCAGGAGCGCCAGATCAACCTGCATACCGACTATTTCGGCAAGGCGATGATCGCCCTGGAAGAGCGGCTCCAGGGGGAGGGGTACCAGGTGTATCTGACCTGGGACCTGGACGCGTTGCCTTCGTACGGCGAGCGCGTCGTGGCGGTGGTGCTGGGCGATGAGTGGTGCCGCGTGCCGGCCTACGCGCAGCGCGTGCATCGGTTGTTCAAGTGTTACGGCATCGGGCCGGACCTCGGCTTTGCGCTGTTCAGCCGGCCGACCTATCAGCGCTTCCTGACGTGGTTCCAGTACCTGCAGGCCGGCATGCGGTACCTGCCGGGCCGGCTCCGGGCGTCGCTGGCGTCGCCGCCGGATGGGATGCCGCTCGGCGAGCGCATCCACCCCATCCCGCTCGGGTATGCCAATCAGATCGAGTTGCCCGTGAAACCGTTGGCGGAGCGGCAGTTCGACCTCTCCTTCGCCGGCAGCGTGGTCCACAAACCCTATCCGATCTGGTCGCCCAAACGCTGGTTTCAGACGCCGAAGAGCCACGCGCGGCAGACCATGCTGGATGGGCTCAAGCGGCTCGTCGGCACGCGCCCCGAGTGGGCGATCGACCTGAAGATTACCGAAAGCTACAAGGCCATCCGGTCGGCCGATCCCAACGAGTACTCCACGCGGATGATGGACACCCGCATCTGCCTCGCGCCCCGGGGGACGTCGATCGAAACGTTCCGTTATTTCGAAGGGATGCGGTATGGATGCATCGTGATCACCGAACGCCTCCCGTCCCGGTGGTTTTACGACGGCGCGCCGGCGCTCATCGTCGACGACTGGAGCGAGCTGGAAGACGTCCTCGACGGCCTGCTCGGGGATCCGGAACGCATGGAGGCGCTCCACCGGGCCTCGCTGAACTGGTGGCGCGACGTCTGTTCGCCCCAGGCCCTCGGGCGCTACATGGCCGACGTCCTCGACGGCCGTTCCCCCCGGGCCGTGAGTCCGCGTAAGGAAATCTCCGTCACGTCCTGA